Proteins encoded in a region of the Leptotrichia sp. OH3620_COT-345 genome:
- a CDS encoding methionine ABC transporter permease, protein MIDIELLTAIKDTFIMVLIPALCAVFIGIPLGAVVFLTNKGSIKENMYINIPCNSYINIVRSFPFLIFVVVLIPFTRLVFGTAFGLLPASFPICFVAVALYARFVEQSFYDIDNGIIDVALSMKATLFQTVWHFLLVEARSSLILGLTSSIISFISYSTVMGVVGGGGIGDYAMRYGYNEYNYILIYKVVIIMIFIVFSIQISGNRIAKKLDKKRRVD, encoded by the coding sequence ATGATAGATATTGAGTTGCTTACAGCAATAAAAGATACATTTATCATGGTTCTCATTCCCGCTTTATGTGCAGTTTTTATAGGGATACCTTTAGGAGCTGTGGTTTTTCTCACTAATAAAGGTTCTATAAAAGAAAATATGTATATAAATATACCGTGTAATTCATATATAAATATAGTTAGAAGTTTTCCATTTCTAATATTTGTCGTTGTTCTTATACCTTTTACAAGACTGGTATTCGGTACGGCATTCGGCCTCCTGCCTGCAAGTTTTCCGATATGTTTTGTAGCAGTGGCTTTGTATGCAAGATTTGTAGAGCAGTCTTTTTATGACATTGATAACGGAATAATAGATGTGGCTTTGTCTATGAAAGCGACACTGTTTCAGACAGTATGGCATTTTTTACTTGTAGAAGCAAGAAGCAGTCTTATTTTAGGATTGACTTCATCAATTATAAGTTTTATTTCCTATTCTACTGTTATGGGAGTAGTTGGCGGAGGCGGCATAGGAGATTATGCTATGAGGTACGGATACAATGAATATAACTATATTTTAATCTATAAAGTAGTAATTATAATGATATTTATAGTGTTTTCTATTCAAATATCGGGAAATAGGATTGCAAAAAAATTAGATAAGAAAAGGAGAGTAGACTAA
- a CDS encoding ATP-binding cassette domain-containing protein, which translates to MVELINIEKNYPNFNLKVNFKVNEGEIFGLVGQSGSGKSTILKMIQGIIKFDKGLIKIKNNTETAYIFQEFNLLYNKNVFDNVSLPLILKRRFSEKKVEEVLKFVGLYDKKNSYPISLSGGEKQRAAIARALVSNPGLLLCDEVTTSLDKTVKDGILDLFEEINRKYGVTIIVVTHELEVVKRLCDRVAIIEKERISDIFSIEKKEYNKENVNYTDYVRGVLK; encoded by the coding sequence ATGGTAGAATTAATAAACATTGAGAAGAATTATCCGAATTTTAATCTGAAAGTGAATTTTAAAGTTAACGAAGGTGAAATTTTTGGACTTGTAGGGCAATCAGGAAGTGGAAAATCTACTATTCTGAAAATGATACAAGGAATAATCAAATTCGACAAGGGTCTGATAAAAATAAAAAATAATACTGAAACAGCTTATATATTCCAAGAATTTAATTTATTATATAATAAAAATGTATTTGATAATGTATCTTTACCTTTAATATTGAAAAGAAGATTTTCTGAAAAAAAAGTTGAAGAAGTTCTGAAGTTTGTAGGATTATATGATAAGAAAAACTCTTATCCGATTTCTTTAAGTGGAGGAGAAAAACAGAGAGCTGCCATAGCAAGGGCTTTAGTCTCAAATCCGGGATTACTCTTATGTGATGAAGTTACAACTTCCCTTGATAAAACAGTCAAAGATGGGATACTTGATTTATTTGAAGAAATAAACAGGAAATATGGAGTAACTATTATAGTTGTAACTCATGAGTTGGAAGTGGTCAAAAGGCTGTGTGACAGAGTTGCAATAATAGAAAAAGAGAGAATATCGGATATATTTAGTATTGAGAAAAAAGAATACAATAAAGAAAATGTAAATTATACCGATTATGTGAGGGGGGTGCTGAAATGA